In a genomic window of Alphaproteobacteria bacterium:
- a CDS encoding O-antigen ligase family protein — MPALNKQILLKRFVAVFVAMNVFFLLSTFRIREYTSTAIDWQILVKLALWFTGFGLGVLLYRKWAGKVLGIDNILLVVMLLQILAACLYAPQMIYALSCFFSLVSIFMILFLASSYLDEEEILYSVFLTITLICIISIIAYYTVPSFARMGEWVEGASERTPGNRLSGVTGNPNSMGLMAAFTLIIGIHYARKYASRNLLIYIACMLLNLTALLMSNSRTSLAAMLVSLTAAYFLNFTPHRILAASTLACLALAFFFLVDLETLMGMLSRSGNAEEITTATGRTHIWETALRLIQERPLTGWGYTSSKEILPLHAHEIGHAPQSTHNLYLQMLFSMGIPGLATFLAMFIMKFYYAMKFNDFFKVTILIFLLLHGLTESTIFVGMAGSTTIMFGLAYCLNYRREEPKTQNLPA, encoded by the coding sequence ATGCCCGCACTGAATAAGCAAATTCTTCTCAAACGCTTCGTGGCTGTTTTTGTGGCCATGAACGTCTTTTTCCTTCTCTCGACTTTTCGGATCCGGGAATACACCTCGACGGCAATAGACTGGCAGATTCTGGTCAAGCTCGCCCTCTGGTTCACGGGCTTCGGCCTGGGCGTCCTTCTTTACCGCAAATGGGCCGGCAAGGTTCTGGGCATCGACAATATCCTTCTCGTCGTGATGCTCCTGCAAATTCTGGCCGCCTGCCTCTACGCCCCGCAGATGATCTACGCCCTGTCCTGTTTCTTTTCTCTTGTCTCTATTTTCATGATCCTTTTCCTCGCCTCCAGCTATCTGGACGAGGAGGAAATCCTCTATTCCGTTTTCCTGACCATCACCCTGATCTGCATCATTTCAATCATCGCCTACTACACCGTGCCCTCCTTCGCCCGCATGGGCGAATGGGTCGAGGGCGCATCCGAACGCACCCCCGGCAACCGCCTGTCCGGCGTCACCGGCAACCCGAACAGCATGGGCCTGATGGCCGCCTTCACCCTGATCATCGGCATCCACTACGCCCGCAAATACGCTTCCCGCAATCTTCTCATTTATATCGCCTGTATGCTCCTGAACCTGACCGCCCTGCTGATGAGCAACAGCCGGACCTCTCTCGCCGCGATGCTGGTCTCCCTGACCGCGGCCTATTTCCTGAACTTCACCCCTCACCGGATTCTGGCGGCTTCAACCCTGGCCTGCCTCGCCCTTGCCTTTTTCTTTCTCGTCGATCTGGAGACACTGATGGGAATGCTCTCCCGCTCCGGCAACGCCGAAGAAATCACGACCGCAACAGGCCGCACCCATATCTGGGAAACCGCCCTCCGCCTGATACAGGAAAGACCCCTGACGGGATGGGGCTACACAAGCTCGAAGGAGATTTTGCCCCTCCACGCACACGAAATCGGGCATGCGCCGCAAAGCACGCATAACCTCTATCTCCAGATGCTTTTTTCGATGGGCATTCCCGGCCTTGCCACCTTCTTGGCCATGTTCATCATGAAATTTTATTATGCGATGAAATTCAACGACTTCTTCAAGGTCACGATCCTGATCTTCCTGCTCCTGCACGGCCTCACGGAATCGACCATCTTCGTCGGCATGGCGGGTTCGACCACAATCATGTTCGGCCTCGCTTACTGCCTGAATTATCGGCGGGAAGAACCGAAAACCCAAAACCTTCCGGCCTGA
- a CDS encoding polysaccharide pyruvyl transferase family protein: MKVFMYDAVPNFGDMLNKYLWRRYFGELMDRKDKILMFGIGTVLGEDTGDAEQVIVCGSGCGYSRKIERIDTKAFNIFFVRGKLTAKLLGLPESTAITDPGILTPECFPAGPKHGRVVFVPHWESASSPLWRIACERAGIEYVDPLGDITAIMRTISGASLVIAEAMHAAIVADSYRVPWVAVTTSARINLFKWNDWAGSLDMVPDFHHFSALGPSDTFRTLTSSKDKEIRLEEVGQKSEAVQAQAQDSRGGGAKRMLKKIYKVVVPAFIRNRKDDFLNHKLGPFLDKVLAGWIRAGLPSFAMNRAVRELEMLKDGAKARLSDEAVSKQRIAQMHRRLEDVRLFLDKKAA, from the coding sequence ATGAAAGTGTTTATGTATGACGCGGTGCCGAATTTCGGGGATATGCTGAACAAGTATCTCTGGCGGCGGTATTTCGGCGAATTGATGGACCGCAAAGACAAGATCCTGATGTTCGGGATCGGGACGGTGCTGGGCGAGGATACGGGGGATGCGGAGCAAGTGATTGTCTGCGGGTCGGGGTGCGGGTACAGCCGCAAGATTGAGCGCATCGACACCAAGGCTTTCAATATTTTTTTCGTGCGCGGGAAGCTGACTGCGAAGCTTTTGGGTTTGCCCGAAAGCACGGCGATCACCGATCCCGGGATTCTGACGCCGGAATGTTTTCCGGCGGGGCCGAAGCACGGTCGGGTTGTTTTCGTGCCGCACTGGGAGTCGGCGTCCAGCCCTCTCTGGCGCATTGCCTGCGAACGGGCGGGAATTGAATATGTCGATCCGCTGGGCGATATCACAGCAATCATGCGGACGATCAGCGGGGCGAGTCTTGTCATCGCGGAAGCCATGCACGCGGCGATCGTCGCGGATTCGTACCGTGTGCCGTGGGTAGCCGTGACCACTTCGGCGCGGATCAACCTGTTTAAATGGAACGACTGGGCGGGGTCATTGGATATGGTTCCCGATTTCCATCATTTCTCCGCGCTTGGCCCTTCGGATACTTTCCGTACGCTGACCAGCAGCAAGGACAAGGAAATCAGGCTGGAGGAAGTGGGGCAGAAAAGTGAAGCCGTTCAAGCGCAGGCACAAGATTCTCGCGGTGGCGGCGCGAAGCGGATGCTGAAGAAGATTTATAAGGTTGTGGTTCCGGCGTTCATCCGCAACAGGAAGGATGATTTTCTCAACCATAAACTCGGGCCGTTTCTGGACAAGGTTCTGGCCGGATGGATTCGTGCCGGATTGCCGAGTTTTGCCATGAACCGTGCGGTGCGGGAGCTTGAGATGCTGAAGGATGGAGCGAAGGCGCGGTTGAGCGATGAGGCTGTTTCGAAGCAAAGGATCGCGCAGATGCATCGGCGGCTTGAAGATGTGCGTCTGTTTCTTGACAAGAAGGCCGCGTAA
- a CDS encoding glycosyltransferase family 2 protein — MSTIQKPEFSVIVAAYNAAETLERCIKSIQAQTRQDFEIVICDDKSQDNTLALARNLAQRDSRIIIVEKSENSGPGGARNTALDQAVGEWIVIVDSDDTISPQRLEKMKDAAEKNAVDIVFDNLVYHPMGNAGDYPYLPDTLTIFGPLLFETYAASSTVSNPLPNLGFLKPMIRRTLLEQNTIRYDETLRIGEDSVLIFNLFAGGAKSWLMREPFYHYYKNKNSISAVFDAEKIRKMAESLKIFLTKNGRILKPQDRSAVESLEKDLRLRLKAREVFGDMSFASLRETCALAYKDREIRTYLYRELRQQIKKIISK; from the coding sequence ATGAGTACAATACAAAAGCCGGAATTCTCTGTCATCGTCGCGGCCTACAACGCCGCCGAGACGCTGGAACGCTGCATCAAATCCATACAGGCGCAAACCCGGCAGGATTTCGAGATCGTCATCTGCGACGATAAATCGCAGGATAATACCCTCGCTCTGGCCAGAAACCTGGCGCAGCGGGACTCCCGTATCATAATAGTTGAAAAATCCGAAAATTCCGGCCCCGGCGGGGCACGTAACACCGCGCTGGATCAGGCCGTAGGGGAATGGATCGTCATTGTGGATTCAGACGACACTATTTCCCCCCAACGCCTCGAAAAAATGAAGGACGCCGCCGAAAAAAACGCCGTTGATATCGTCTTCGACAATCTGGTCTACCACCCCATGGGTAATGCCGGTGACTACCCCTACCTCCCCGACACGCTCACCATCTTCGGCCCCCTGCTGTTCGAAACCTACGCGGCCAGCAGCACGGTGAGCAACCCCTTACCCAACCTCGGCTTCCTGAAACCCATGATCCGCCGCACCCTGCTGGAACAAAACACCATCCGCTACGATGAAACCCTTCGTATCGGCGAAGACAGTGTCCTGATCTTCAACCTCTTCGCCGGAGGAGCAAAATCATGGTTGATGCGCGAACCCTTCTACCACTATTATAAGAACAAGAACTCCATATCCGCCGTCTTCGATGCCGAAAAAATCCGCAAGATGGCCGAATCGCTCAAAATCTTCCTCACAAAAAACGGCAGAATCCTCAAGCCTCAGGACAGGTCCGCCGTCGAAAGCCTCGAAAAAGACCTCAGATTACGCCTGAAGGCCCGCGAGGTGTTCGGTGACATGAGCTTCGCCAGCCTGCGCGAAACCTGCGCCCTCGCCTACAAGGACAGGGAGATCAGAACCTACCTCTACCGCGAACTTCGCCAACAGATTAAAAAGATCATTTCAAAATAA